One Helianthus annuus cultivar XRQ/B chromosome 7, HanXRQr2.0-SUNRISE, whole genome shotgun sequence genomic region harbors:
- the LOC110868349 gene encoding alpha,alpha-trehalose-phosphate synthase [UDP-forming] 1-like translates to MADQVKETELNLHPELEQPLKRLCDDPTSTVVIMSGSERCVLEKNFEDYNVWLAAEHSVFIRTTNKNWSQNLTNNIHTDWIASMKHVFEYFTTRTPRSYCELRETSIVWSYKYSDFKFGRRQAKDLLNHLRTGPISNASVDIVQGERSVEVRVNGVSKGVGIHGSLGQVIRNKDMKAPIDYVLCVGHFLPKDEDIYMLFDLGIPATTAAPTHSSLGSPIDEQSPNRSEEETKADDHSVIASDSDNSCCPVNRNMP, encoded by the exons ATGGCTGATCAAGTTAAAGAAACGGAACTTAATCTACACCCTGAGCTAGAACAGCCTTTAAAGAGGCTTTGTGATGATCCAACATCAACGGTTGTTATTATGAGTGGGAGCGAGCGTTGCGTACTCGAAAAG AACTTTGAAGATTATAATGTATGGCTTGCAGCCGAACATAGTGTGTTCATAAGAACAACTAACAAGAATTGGTCACAAAACTTGACGAATAATATACATACAGATTGGATCGCGAGCATGAAG CATGTTTTCGAGTATTTCACTACGCGAACTCCACGGTCTTACTGTGAGCTTCGCGAGACGTCAATCGTTTGGAGTTATAAGTATTCAGATTTCAAATTTGGAAGACGTCAAGCAAAGGACTTGTTGAATCATTTGAGGACTGGACCCATATCAAATGCTTCAGTAGACATTGTTCAAGGCGAGCGGTCCGTTGAGGTTCGAGTCAATGGTGTCTCAAAGGGTGTAGGAATACATGGCAGTTTAGGTCAAGTTATACGCAACAAAGATATGAAGGCTCCAATCGACTATGTGCTATGTGTCGGTCATTTCCTTCCAAAGGACGAAGATATATACATGCTTTTTGATTTGGGCATTCCTGCTACAACAGCAGCCCCGACACACTCAAGTTTAGGGAGTCCCATCGACGAGCAGTCTCCAAATCGTTCAGAAGAAGAAACCAAAGCCGACGACCATTCAGTTATAGCTTCAGATAGTGACAATAGCTGCTGCCCTGTGAATAGAAACATGCCATAA